One segment of Spodoptera frugiperda isolate SF20-4 chromosome 5, AGI-APGP_CSIRO_Sfru_2.0, whole genome shotgun sequence DNA contains the following:
- the LOC118271659 gene encoding serine/threonine-protein kinase mTOR — protein sequence MSNQVGAFVAGLKSRNVDVQIKTARELYHFAKTELREVPQEELTQFLDEFNHQIFEMVSSNDVHEKKGGVLAIVCLIGGDCDTTKTRITRFANYLRNLLPSSDVGVMELAAKTVGRLATVSGVKRAEYVEFEVKRAFEWLSEERNEGRRHSAVLLLKELAIAMPTYFYQQVSGFFDHILVALKDPKPQIREAAAKALRAGLVVTAQRETAKQSTAKPQWYMQCYEEAMLSFDEIPAKEKGITKEDRVHGGLLILNELLRCSNAVWEKKYSYLMQSLDSQKDITVSDDIIFISTKLHSPSVKRGYLCDGFKTENVTYPVPIYESEVCRRLLTKRFERICKDVMNQRFLKTQGVPQILFVIIPRLAAFNKEFFLNKYLTSTMSYLLSCLRSREKDRNMAFTTLGLMAAAIENDIKNYIPCIMDVIKQMLPVRDTQTKKRIWIDPSIFACITLLGSAVKDLVTTDIKELLDAMFATGLSPSLTICLRELSNNIPSLRAEISEGLLNMLSLVLRNKPFLHPGVPRSLEQQMSNMSLVMEPQDTASIVLALRTLGSFNFEGQHSLLTFVRRCADHFLQSEQQEIRLEAVKTAAKLLADSMIRTMKTPSRTLTLLTAEVVGKLLVVTVTDPDYEVRYWVLESLNNMFDIHLAQIENLSFLFMAMNDEHLAIRELAICTVGRLSVVNPAYVMPGLRKTLIQFLTELEHSGMSRNKEQAARMLDNLIRHAPKLIKPYMETILNVLVPKLRESDSNPGVVISVLKAIGHLADVHGDNSGLKKWLPDLLSILLELLSDATATEKRSVALWAFGQLIGATGHVVTPYTEYPTLMDVLLNFLKTEQQPKDRRETIRVLGLLGALDPYKHKITRGLIGEKPDSSLVPVADSKTEENNFDMTTSEMLVNMSSTVLDEYYPAIVISTLMRILRDPTLQQHHTSVVQAVTFIFQSLGIKCVPYISRVTPSLLYVARATDNNTFREFLFTQLARLIAIVKQHIRNYLDKIFDLIREFWTPNSSLQPTLILLVEYIAVALGSEFKVYLPQLMPQVLRVLAHDTSKDRIVTQKLLYALQKFEDNLDDYMHLVIPSIVKLFDATDCPIDVAKVAMETVDYLSDTLNYGELISRIIHPLVRSLDTCAQLRPTAMDTLCAIIVQQGRKFTDFIPLVQKVVVKHKIQHQNYELLLSRMQSSQNLAMDEFLQSTRRRPRNNNQEARIGYTCDTSQSIRKLCVNAHNLKLAWTVSSRVSKDDWLEWLRRFSIGLLTESHSPALRACLALAHNYSQLLRDLFNAAFVSCWTELDKTSRQELSNALEQALTAPDAPELAHTVLNLAEFMEHCEGGALPISTHLLGERAMHCRAYAKALHYKEEEFRNGATSQVVEALIHINNKLQQKEAAEGLLERVMAQREAGDTSLKVQIRWYEKLHNWEKALDLYGEKLNVDMGDMESYLGELRCFEALGEWVELYNTVSKKWVKMTNEEKCKAARLAAASAWGLNEWDSMAKYVRFLPENTQDGAFYRAVLNIHNGEFELSKQYIDQARTLLDSELTAVAGESYQRAYGALVNAQLLAELEEVITYKSVVERRESIRQAWWTRLQGGQRLVEDWRRILQVRSLVLTPQEDMATWLKFASLCRKSGAPRQAHKTLVMLLGTDPSKNKDMPLPTHEPRLTLAYAKHLWVAGDKQLAYDQLQRYVDSTETGDAEHCRLLARCHLKLGSWCESLLGINKLSIPEILRNYAAATDLSSDWYKAWHAWAYMNFETVLFYKHQDANAGGGQSERRPLPECIQQHTVPAVEGFFKSIKLSHGSSLQDTLRLLTLWFDYGHYPAVHEALVEGIRTIEINVWLQVIPQLIARIDTPRALVGKLIHSLLIDIGKSHPQALVYPLTVASKSSFIARKNAANQILKSMCTHSSNLVNQAAMISEELIRVAILWHEQWHEALEEASRLYFSENDVNAMFKTLEPLHAMLERGPQTLKEVSFTQAYGRDLNEAQEWCNRYKESGQVRDLSQAWDLYYHVFRRISRQLPQLTSLELQYVSPRLLNCRDLELAVPGSYVPDQDLIRIANIQSSLQVITSKQRPRRLCIRGSNGKDYIFLLKGHEDLRQDERVMQLFGLVNTLLQADPDTFRRDLAIQRYAVIPLSTNSGLIGWVPHCDTLHSLIRDYREKRKCLLNIEHRIMQRMASDLDKLMLMQKVEVFEHALEHTAGDDLAKLLWLKSPSSEVWFERRTNYTRSLAVMSMVGYILGLGDRHPSNIMLDRVTGKFLHIDFGDCFEVAVTRDKFPEKIPFRLTRMLINAMEVTGIEGTYRRTCESVMEVLHRHKDSVMAVLEAFVYDPLLNWRLIDAGRRSRADAEVCSTSDPTSSPQPSRNRIHIGLNDTLDQPAETNLNKRALAIVNRVRDKLTGRDFPHIDEIVSVQKQVDLLIQQATSNENLCQCYVGWCPFW from the exons atGTCTAATCAAGTAGGTGCGTTCGTTGCGGGACTTAAGTCCCGCAATGTCGATGTTCAAATCAAGACGGCTCGTGAGCTTTATCATTTTGCGAAGACGGAACTCCGAGAAGTCCCACAGGAGGAATTGACTCAATTCCTCGATGAATTTAATCACCAGATCTTCGAAATGGTTTCCAGTAATGATGTTCATGAGAAAAAAGGAGGTGTTTTAGCAAtag tatGCCTCATTGGTGGTGATTGTGATACGACTAAAACGAGAATTACCAGATTTGCAAACTATCTTCGGAACCTACTACCTTCTTCTGATGTTGGTGTTATGGAACTTGCCGCTAAGACTGTCGGCCGCCTCGCCACAGTGTCCGGCGTGAAACGAGCAGAAtatgttgagtttgaggttaaAAGAGCATTTGAATGGTTGTCTGAAGAGAGAAATGAAGGCAGACGCCATTCAGCTGTTTTGTTGCTGAAAGAGTTAGCTATAGCTATGCCCACCTACTTCTACCAACAAGTATCAGGATTCTTTGATCACATTCTAGTCGCCTTAAAGGATCCAAAGCCTCAAATACGTGAAGCTGCAGCAAAGGCTTTAAGAGCAGGTTTAGTAGTGACTGCACAGAGAGAAACAGCCAAACAATCAACAGCCAAACCTCAATGGTACATGCAGTGTTATGAAGAAGCAATGCTGTCCTTTGATGAAATTCCAGCAAAAGAAAAGGGCATTACCAAAGAGGATAGAGTGCATGGAGGCCTGTTAATCTTGAATGAGTTGCTGAGATGCTCCAATGCTGTGTGGGAGAAAAAGTATTCTTATCTAATGCAGAGCCTAGATTCCCAGAAAGATATCACAGTGTCGgatgacattatttttataagcacCAAGTTACACAGTCCATCTGTAAAGAGAGGATATTTGTGTGATGGCTTCAAGACTGAAAATGTTACATACCCAGTTCCTATTTATGAATCTGAAGTTTGCCGTAGACTTCTCACTAAGAGATTTGAAAGAATTTGCAAAG ATGTAATGAACCAACGCTTCCTGAAAACCCAAGGTGTTCCTCAAATTCTCTTTGTGATTATTCCACGACTAGCTGCATTTAACAAAGAGTTTTTCTTAAACAAATACCTCACTTCTACTATGAGTTACTTGCTCTCTTGTCTCCGTAGTAGAGAAAAGGACAGGAATATGGCATTCACCACACTGGGACTTATGGCTGCTGCTATAGAAAATGACATCAAGAACTATATTCCCTGCATTATGGATGTCATCAAACAAATGCTTCCTGTTAGAGACACACAAACTAAAAAGAGGATTTGGATTGATCCCTCAATATTTGCCTGCATAACTTTACTTGGGAGTGCAGTGAAGGATCTTGTCACCACCGACATTAAAGAGTTACTAGACGCCATGTTTGCTACTGGCCTGAGTCCTTCTCTCACAATCTGCCTCAGAGAGTTAAGCAACAATATACCTTCCTTAAGAGCAGAAATATCGGAAGGTCTACTGAATATGCTTTCTcttgttttaagaaataaacCATTCTTACATCCAGGTGTGCCGAGAAGTCTGGAACAGCAGATGAGTAACATGAGCTTAGTAATGGAACCCCAAGATACTGCTAGCATTGTTCTAGCATTAAGAACTCTAGGATCATTTAATTTTGAGGGACAGCACAGCTTGCTTACTTTTGTAAGGCGCTGTGCTGATCACTTCTTGCAGAGTGAACAACAGGAAATAAGATTAGAGGCTGTTAAAACTGCTGCAAAATTATTGGCCGACTCAATGATTAGGACTATGAAAACTCCTTCACGGACTCTCACTTTGCTAACTGCAGAAGTGGTGGGCAAGTTGCTGGTTGTTACTGTAACAGATCCAGATTATGAAGTACGATACTGGGTCCTGGAGTCCCTAAACAATATGTTTGATATACATTTAGCTCAAATTGAGAATTTGAGTTTTCTTTTCATGGCCATGAATGATGAACATTTGGCTATTAGAGAACTTGCGATCTGCACTGTTGGCCGATTGAGTGTAGTTAACCCAGCTTATGTCATGCCGGGGCTTCGCAAGACATTAATACAGTTCCTGACTGAACTAGAACACTCAGGAATGAGTAGAAACAAGGAACAAGCAGCCAGAATGTTGGATAATCTCATTCGCCATGCTCCAAAGCTGATAAAACCTTATATGGAGACAATTTTGAATGTACTGGTGCCAAAACTCAGAGAATCAGACTCAAATCCTGGTGTGGTCATAAGTGTTTTGAAAGCTATCGGTCACTTGGCTGATGTCCATGGTGATAACAGTGGTCTCAAGAAATGGCTACCAGACTTACTGAGCATTCTTTTGGAGTTGTTATCTGATGCAACTGCAACAGAAAAGAGGAGTGTTGCTCTTTGGGCGTTTGGTCAATTGATCGGCGCCACAGGTCACGTCGTCACTCCTTACACCGAGTATCCCACCCTCATGGATGTCCTTTTGAATTTCCTAAAGACTGAACAACAACCAAAAGATAGGAGGGAAACCATTCGCGTTTTGGGATTGTTAGGAGCTTTGGATccttacaaacataaaattacaagAGGTTTGATTGGCGAAAAACCTGATTCTAGCTTAGTACCTGTTGCAGATAGCAAAACCGAAGAGAATAATTTCGATATGACGACAAGTGAGATGCTAGTGAACATGTCGTCCACCGTCTTGGATGAATACTACCCAGCGATAGTTATATCGACGCTTATGAGGATCCTGAGAGACCCCACACTGCAACAACATCATACGAGTGTTGTCCAAGCTGTCACCTTCATTTTCCAGTCTCTGGGTATCAAGTGCGTGCCTTACATATCTCGAGTTACGCCAAGTCTGCTTTACGTGGCGAGGGCAACCGACAACAATACCTTCAGAGAGTTCCTGTTTACTCAACTAGCTAGATTAATTGCGATTGTGAAGCAGCACATTCGCAATTATTTGGACAAAATATTCGATTTGATTAGAGAGTTTTGGACACCTAACAGTTCGCTACAACCTACTTTGATTCTTTTGGTGGAGTACATCGCGGTTGCTCTTGGATCAGAATTTAAAGTGTACTTGCCTCAGTTGATGCCACAGGTTTTGCGAGTTCTGGCACACGATACGAGTAAAGACAGAATAGTAACTCAGAAACTTCTGTATGCCCTACAAAAGTTCGAAGACAACTTGGATGACTACATGCATCTAGTCATACCATCAATAGTCAAGTTATTTGATGCGACCGACTGTCCAATCGACGTGGCTAAAGTGGCCATGGAGACGGTGGACTACCTGTCTGATACTCTAAATTATGGTGAACTAATTTCTAGAATAATCCATCCTCTAGTCAGAAGTCTAGACACCTGTGCACAATTGCGGCCAACTGCGATGGATACTTTATGCGCTATTATCGTACAGCAAGGACGCAAGTTCACTGATTTTATACCATTGGTACAAAAAGTGGTGGTGAAACATAAGATACAGCATCAAAACTACGAATTGCTTCTATCTCGAATGCAGTCTAGTCAAAATTTGGCTATGGATGAGTTCCTACAAAGCACTAGAAGAAGACCACGGAATAATAACCAGGAG GCTCGAATCGGTTACACCTGCGATACGTCGCAATCAATACGCAAGTTGTGTGTGAACGCGCATAACCTGAAGCTGGCGTGGACAGTCAGCAGCCGAGTGTCGAAAGATGATTGGCTGGAGTGGCTTCGACGATTCAGCATTGGGTTACTGACAGAGTCACATAGCCCTGCACTGAG GGCCTGTCTGGCGTTAGCACACAACTACTCGCAACTTCTCCGGGATTTATTCAACGCGGCCTTCGTCTCATGCTGGACAGAACTTGACAAGACGTCTCGCCAAGAGCTGTCGAATGCTCTAGAACAAGCGCTTACGGCCCCCGACGCGCCCGAGCTGGCGCACACCGTGCTCAACCTCGCCGAGTTCATGGAGCACTGCGAGGGCGGCGCCCTGCCTATATCCACGCACCTGCTGGGCGAGAGGGCGATGCATTGCAGAGCCTATGCAAAAGCTCTCCACTATAAG GAAGAAGAATTCCGTAATGGCGCTACATCTCAAGTAGTAGAGGCTTTAATCCATATCAACAACAAACTACAACAGAAGGAGGCCGCCGAAGGACTTCTCGAAAGAGTGATGGCACAGCGTGAGGCTGGAGACACCAGCCTGAAAGTACAAATACGGTGGTATGAGAAACTACACAACTGGGAGAAGGCCCTTGACTTATACGGCGAGAAATTAAACGTTGATATGGGTGATATGGAGTCATATCTGGGTGAGTTGCGTTGTTTCGAAGCTCTGGGAGAATGGGTCGAGCTTTATAATACCGTATCCAAGAAATGGGTTAAAATGACGAATGAAGAAAAGTGCAAAGCTGCGCGTCTAGCCGCCGCATCTGCTTGGGGTCTCAACGAATGGGACTCAATGGCCAAGTATGTCAGATTCCTCCCGGAAAACACACAAGACGGTGCATTCTATAGAGCAGTTCTCAACATCCACAATGGAGAATTTGAACTGTCTAAACAGTACATCGATCAAGCACGAACTTTACTTGATTCTGAGCTGACCGCTGTCGCCGGTGAAAGTTATCAGCGAGCATACGGTGCGCTCGTTAACGCACAACTGCTGGCAGAATTAGAAGAAGTAATCACTTACAAGTCTGTTGTGGAGCGGAGAGAGTCTATAAGACAGGCATGGTGGACACGACTACAAGGTGGACAGAGGCTGGTGGAAGACTGGCGCAGAATTCTACAAGTTCGTAGTCTCGTTCTGACGCCACAAGAAGACATGGCCACATGGCTCAAGTTCGCTTCACTCTGCAGGAAGAGTGGCGCTCCGCGGCAAGCTCATAAAACTTTGGTAATGTTGTTGGGAACAGATCCTAGTAAGAATAAAGACATGCCACTACCTACACACGAGCCAAGACTAACTTTAGCGTACGCCAAACATTTGTGGGTAGCTGGTGACAAGCAGTTGGCATACGACCAGCTACAACGGTACGTCGACTCTACGGAAACAGGCGACGCGGAGCACTGCCGATTGCTTGCGCGGTGTCACTTGAAACTAGGATCATGGTGTGAATCCCTACTCGGTATTAACAAGCTCTCTATTCCCGAAATCCTACGAAACTACGCTGCTGCTACGGACCTATCTTCTGATTGGTATAAAGCCTGGCACGCGTGGGCGTACATGAACTTTGAGACTGTTCTATTCTACAAACATCAGGATGCTAATGCAGGCGGTGGCCAATCGGAAAGGCGTCCCTTACCTGAGTGTATACAGCAACATACCGTGCCTGCTGTGGAAGGATTCTTCAAGTCCATCAAGCTATCTCACGGTAGTTCGCTACAAGACACTCTGCGATTGTTAACTTTGTGGTTTGATTATGGTCACTATCCAGCTGTACACGAAGCGCTCGTTGAAGGCATTCGGACGATCGAGATTAATGTCTGGCTCCAAGTGATCCCGCAGCTTATTGCTAGGATCGACACGCCGCGAGCATTAGTTGGAAAGCTGATTCATTCACTATTAATCGACATCGGCAAGTCACATCCTCAAGCTTTGGTATATCCCTTAACGGTGGCTTCGAAGTCATCGTTCATCGCTCGGAAGAATGCTGCGAATCAGATTCTGAAGTCAATGTGTACCCATTCTAGTAACTTGGTGAACCAGGCCGCCATGATATCCGAGGAGCTGATCAGAGTGGCTATCCTCTGGCACGAACAGTGGCACGAAGCTTTGGAAGAAGCTTCAAGGTTGTACTTCAGCGAGAATGACGTGAACGCCATGTTTAAGACATTGGAACCACTGCACGCGATGCTGGAGCGGGGCCCGCAGACACTGAAGGAAGTCTCGTTTACTCAGGCGTACGGACGAGATCTGAATGAAGCACAAGAGTGGTGTAATCGTTATAAG GAGTCGGGGCAAGTCCGCGACCTGAGCCAGGCGTGGGACCTGTACTACCACGTGTTCAGGCGCATCAGTAGGCAGCTGCCACAACTTACTTCACTGGAGCTGCAGTACGTGAGCCCGCGCCTGCTTAACTGCCGCGACCTGGAACTCGCGGTGCCCGGCTCTTATGTGCCTGACCAAGATCTCATCCGCATCGCCAACATACAAAGTAGTCTGCAG GTAATCACTTCGAAGCAGCGGCCTCGCCGCCTATGTATCCGTGGCTCCAACGGCAAGGACTACATCTTCCTGCTGAAGGGCCACGAGGACTTGCGGCAGGACGAGCGAGTGATGCAGCTGTTCGGTCTCGTCAATACTCTGCTACAGGCTGACCCCGATACCTTCCGAAGAGATCTTGCCATTCAACGATACGCAGTCATCCCGCTGTCTACTAACTCTGGCCTGATTGGATGGGTCCCACATTGTGATACTCTGCATTCGTTAATAAG AGATTATCGAGAAAAGAGAAAGTGTCTGCTGAATATTGAGCACAGGATTATGCAAAGGATGGCTTCCGATTTGGACAAACTGATGTTAATGCAAAAG GTGGAAGTCTTTGAGCACGCTCTAGAGCATACGGCAGGTGACGACCTTGCCAAGTTACTCTGGTTGAAGAGTCCATCTTCCGAAGTATGGTTCGAGCGTCGAACCAACTACACTCGGTCGTTGGCTGTCATGAGCATGGTGGGCTACATCCTGGGACTCGGCGACCGACATCCCTCCAACATCATGTTGGACAGGGTCACTGGAAAGTTCCTACACATCGACTTCGGAGACTGCTTTGAAGTAGCCGTCACTAGGGACAAATTCCCTGAGAAAATACCTTTTAGACTGACAAGAATGCTCATTAATGCTATGGAG GTGACTGGCATCGAAGGCACATACCGTCGCACGTGTGAATCGGTGATGGAAGTGCTGCATCGTCACAAGGACAGCGTGATGGCTGTACTAGAGGCGTTTGTATACGACCCTCTACTCAACTGGAGGCTCATTGACGCTGGTCGGCGGTCCCGGGCTGATGCCGAGGTCTGTTCCACGTCAGACCCGACCTCTTCACCACAACCGAGCAGGAACAGAATACATATCGGGCTGAACGACACACTCGACCAACCCGCGGAGACGAATCTGAACAAACGAGCTTTAGCCATCGTCAACCGAGTGAGGGACAAACTGACCGGCCGAGACTTCCCTCACATCGACGAGATAGTCTCCGTGCAGAAACAAGTCGACCTGCTAATACAACAAGCCACCAGCAATGAGAACCTCTGCCAATGCTATGTTGGCTGGTGTCCATTCTGGTAA
- the LOC118271660 gene encoding actin-related protein 2/3 complex subunit 2: MILLEINNRIIEDTLTVKYKNALARLKPESIDVKVADFDGVLFHISNVNGDKTKVRVSISLKFYKQLEEHGADELLKRVYGPLLTEAESGYNISLLLDLENIPDDWEDVVKKVGLLKRNCFASVFERYFRLQEDGDVSHKRAVINYRQDETLYVEAQEDRVTVVFSTVFRHEDDMVIGKVFMQELKEGRRASHTAPQVLFSHKEPPLELMDTDARVGDNISYVTFVLFPRHTCSAARDNTIDLLHMFRDYLHYHIKCSKVYVHSRMRAKAGDLLKVLNRARPQNTSRPTERKTITGRTFVRRD; the protein is encoded by the exons atgaTCTTACTCGAGATCAATAATAGAATTATAGAAGATACTTTAacagttaaatataaaaatgcacTGGCGCG CTTAAAGCCAGAGTCAATAGATGTGAAAGTTGCAGATTTTGATGGAGTACTCTTTCATATATCTAATGTGAATGGAGATAAAACCAAAGTTAGG GTTAGTATATCATTGAAGTTCTACAAGCAGTTAGAAGAACATGGAGCAGATGAGCTTCTCAAAAGAGTATATGGACCACTCCTCACTGAGGCAGAGTCAG GTTACAACATCTCGTTGTTACTCGACTTGGAGAATATTCCCGACGACTGGGAGGATGTCGTGAAGAAGGTCGGTCTTCTAAAGAGAAACTGCTTCGCGTCAGTTTTCGAACGTTACTTCCGGCTGCAAGAAGATGGCGATGTCAGCCATAAACGCGCCGTTATCAACTACCGACAGGACGAGACGTT ATACGTGGAAGCGCAAGAAGACCGCGTGACAGTGGTGTTCTCTACGGTGTTCCGACACGAGGATGACATGGTTATCGGCAAGGTGTTCATGCAGGAGCTCAAGGAGGGCCGGAGAGCATCGCACACCGCGCCACAA gTATTGTTTTCACATAAGGAACCGCCCTTAGAACTAATGGACACGGACGCGAGAGTAGGCGACAATATCAGTTATGTTACGTTCG TGTTGTTCCCGCGGCACACGTGCTCGGCGGCCCGCGACAACACGATCGACCTGCTGCACATGTTCCGCGACTACCTGCACTACCACATCAAGTGCTCCAAGGTGTACGTGCACTCGCGCATGCGCGCCAAGGCCGGCGACCTGCTCAAGGTGCTCAACCGCGCGCGTCCCCAGAACACCTCGCGCCCCACCGAGCGCAAGACTATCAC GGGAAGAACATTTGTGAGGCGAGACTGA